A portion of the Candidatus Polarisedimenticolia bacterium genome contains these proteins:
- a CDS encoding tetratricopeptide repeat protein → MSRKLCHVIALAAALAVCPIGPPARAAQQEPHATAPGSLDDTSIVTVPKERLSDVDYWQGAVAAAPEDVTLHLALGNAYAMNRRLREAAEQYKEVLRIYPESKSALNNLGSVYRAMGKPNEALEAYRKALKVDPHYGLAYYNIGTIYHRQGYFEEAVDSYGKAFKYDPGLTDSKRNPQVVANKLLFVVLLHNYVESAGSLALPLEPAYPDNPAK, encoded by the coding sequence TTGAGCCGCAAGCTTTGCCATGTCATCGCCCTGGCGGCGGCCTTGGCGGTTTGTCCGATCGGCCCTCCGGCGCGCGCGGCGCAGCAAGAGCCGCACGCCACCGCCCCAGGCTCCCTGGATGACACTTCGATCGTGACCGTCCCCAAAGAGCGCCTCTCCGATGTCGACTACTGGCAGGGAGCGGTCGCTGCGGCCCCCGAGGATGTCACCCTTCATCTGGCCCTGGGCAATGCCTACGCCATGAATCGGCGCCTGCGCGAGGCGGCCGAGCAGTACAAGGAAGTCCTGCGCATCTATCCCGAATCGAAATCGGCCCTGAACAACCTCGGCTCGGTCTACCGCGCCATGGGCAAGCCCAACGAGGCGCTGGAGGCCTACCGGAAAGCGTTGAAGGTCGACCCTCACTATGGGCTGGCCTATTACAACATCGGGACGATCTACCACCGGCAGGGATATTTCGAGGAGGCGGTGGACAGCTACGGAAAGGCGTTCAAGTACGACCCGGGGCTGACCGACAGCAAGCGTAACCCTCAGGTGGTCGCGAACAAGCTTCTTTTCGTCGTGCTGTTGCACAATTACGTGGAATCGGCGGGCAGCCTGGCGCTTCCTCTCGAACCGGCTTACCCGGACAATCCGGCGAAGTAA
- the purH gene encoding bifunctional phosphoribosylaminoimidazolecarboxamide formyltransferase/IMP cyclohydrolase, producing the protein MPPPAERRLALLSVHDKTGLIDLAHGLREHGFTLLSTGGTAAALREAGLPVVEVSQHTGFPEILDGRVKTLHPKIHAGLLARRDLPAHLGALEELHIEPIQLLAVNLYPFEATAAKPGASREEILEMIDIGGPSMIRSAAKNHRDVAVVVDPADYPRILAELREGGVSQETRTALAAKAFARTAEYDRAIGTYLAAGGDPGPFPATLQLSFHKVSGLRYGENPHQEAAFYREGDAPAGSIARAEPIQGKELSFNNLLDLDSAWRLVSEFDPPAAAIIKHNNPCGAAVAGSAAEAFARARDADPQSAFGGVVALNRPLDVETVLEIGALFLEAIVAPSVPEEARALLKKKAQLRVLAASASRLELGGLDLRRVSGGLLTQTWDRETASVAQGRVVTRRVPTAAELEDLEFAWKIAKHVKSNAIVYAAGGRTLGIGAGQMSRVDAARLGVQKSLTPLSGCVLASDAFFPFRDGIDAAAQAGVAAVVQPGGSLRDPEVIAAADEHGLAMIFTGERHFRH; encoded by the coding sequence ATGCCGCCGCCCGCTGAGCGCAGGCTCGCCCTGCTGAGCGTTCACGACAAGACGGGACTGATCGACCTGGCGCACGGCCTGAGGGAGCATGGTTTCACGCTGCTGTCCACCGGAGGGACGGCCGCCGCGCTGCGCGAGGCGGGCCTGCCCGTAGTGGAAGTCTCGCAGCACACCGGCTTCCCGGAAATCCTGGATGGCAGGGTCAAGACGCTGCATCCAAAGATCCATGCCGGTCTGCTGGCGCGCCGCGATCTCCCCGCCCACCTCGGGGCGCTCGAGGAGCTGCACATCGAGCCGATCCAGCTCCTGGCGGTGAACCTCTATCCTTTCGAGGCCACCGCCGCGAAGCCGGGGGCATCGCGCGAGGAGATCCTCGAGATGATCGACATTGGCGGCCCTTCGATGATCCGATCCGCCGCCAAGAACCACCGCGATGTCGCGGTGGTGGTCGATCCGGCGGACTATCCCCGCATCCTCGCCGAGCTGCGCGAAGGCGGCGTCTCGCAGGAGACGCGGACCGCGCTGGCCGCGAAAGCCTTCGCGCGCACCGCCGAGTACGATCGGGCCATCGGAACCTACCTGGCCGCAGGCGGAGATCCCGGCCCTTTCCCGGCGACGCTGCAGCTCTCCTTCCACAAGGTCTCGGGGCTGCGCTATGGCGAGAACCCGCACCAGGAAGCGGCCTTCTACCGGGAAGGCGACGCCCCCGCCGGATCGATTGCGCGGGCCGAGCCTATTCAGGGGAAGGAGCTCTCCTTCAACAACCTGCTGGATCTCGACTCCGCCTGGCGGCTGGTCAGCGAGTTCGACCCGCCGGCCGCGGCGATCATCAAGCACAATAATCCGTGCGGCGCCGCCGTGGCCGGCTCCGCCGCCGAGGCCTTCGCCCGGGCCCGCGACGCCGACCCACAGTCGGCTTTCGGCGGCGTGGTGGCGCTCAACCGCCCGCTCGATGTCGAAACCGTCCTGGAGATTGGCGCCTTGTTTCTGGAGGCAATCGTCGCCCCGTCGGTCCCGGAGGAGGCGCGCGCTCTTCTCAAGAAGAAGGCGCAGCTGCGAGTGCTCGCCGCTTCGGCTTCGCGCCTGGAGCTGGGAGGCCTTGACCTCCGGCGGGTCAGCGGCGGGTTGCTGACCCAGACGTGGGATCGGGAGACGGCCAGCGTGGCGCAAGGAAGGGTGGTGACCCGCCGGGTTCCCACTGCCGCGGAGCTGGAGGACCTGGAGTTCGCCTGGAAGATTGCGAAGCACGTCAAGTCCAACGCCATCGTTTACGCGGCCGGCGGCCGCACACTGGGCATCGGCGCGGGACAGATGAGCCGGGTCGACGCGGCCAGGCTGGGGGTGCAGAAATCGCTGACCCCGCTCTCCGGCTGCGTCCTGGCGTCCGATGCCTTCTTCCCCTTCCGCGACGGCATCGACGCGGCCGCACAGGCGGGCGTGGCGGCGGTGGTGCAGCCGGGAGGCTCGCTGCGCGATCCGGAGGTGATCGCGGCCGCGGACGAGCACGGCCTGGCGATGATCTTCACGGGCGAGCGGCATTTCCGACACTGA
- a CDS encoding Glu/Leu/Phe/Val dehydrogenase: MTKEVKRNGEDLNLWNIVCREFDKAAANLGVPEGLLAQIKACNAVYYVQFPVRIGDRYEIFQGWRAEHSQHRKPTKGGIRYSEHVTQDEVMALAALMTYKCAIVDVPFGGSKGGISFNPKKYTKEQLERITRRYTVELVRKNFIGPGVNVPAPDLGTGEQEMAWIADTYDALTPGQIDSLACVTGKPVTQGGIRGRREATGRGVQYGIREAFKHPEDLKKHGLSGSLEGKRVAVQGFGNVGYHVAKFLSEEDGCKIVGVGEVDGGVYHPEGLDVGQLVTHRAATGSMKGFPGAKDLQSPAEVLEVDCDILVPAALENQITLNNVERIKARMVAEAANGPTTPSASEKLNHKGVLLIPDIYLNAGGVTVSYFEWTKNLSHIRYGRMEKRLDEIYREKMVSVLEQATHLPLQEARRRDLIQGADEVDLVNSGLEGTMQNAYREIREQLLADPALGDLRTAAYAVAIRKVARSYMELGVFP; the protein is encoded by the coding sequence ATGACCAAGGAAGTGAAGCGGAACGGAGAAGACCTCAACCTCTGGAACATCGTCTGCCGCGAGTTCGACAAGGCCGCGGCGAACCTGGGCGTCCCCGAGGGGCTGCTGGCGCAGATCAAGGCCTGCAACGCCGTCTACTACGTCCAGTTCCCGGTGCGCATCGGCGACCGTTACGAGATCTTCCAGGGTTGGCGCGCCGAGCACTCGCAGCACCGCAAGCCGACGAAGGGAGGCATCCGCTACAGCGAGCACGTGACCCAGGACGAGGTCATGGCGCTGGCCGCCCTGATGACCTACAAGTGCGCCATCGTGGACGTGCCCTTCGGCGGATCGAAAGGCGGCATCTCCTTCAACCCGAAGAAGTACACCAAAGAGCAGCTGGAGCGCATCACGCGCCGCTACACGGTGGAGCTGGTGCGCAAGAACTTCATCGGTCCGGGCGTCAACGTCCCCGCTCCCGATCTGGGGACCGGGGAGCAGGAGATGGCCTGGATCGCCGACACCTACGACGCGCTGACCCCCGGCCAGATCGACTCGCTCGCCTGCGTCACCGGCAAGCCGGTCACCCAGGGCGGCATCCGCGGGCGGCGCGAGGCCACCGGACGCGGCGTCCAGTACGGCATCCGCGAAGCCTTCAAGCATCCCGAGGATTTGAAGAAGCACGGCCTGTCCGGCTCGCTGGAAGGCAAGCGGGTCGCGGTGCAGGGGTTCGGCAACGTGGGCTATCACGTCGCGAAATTCCTCTCCGAAGAAGACGGCTGCAAGATCGTGGGCGTGGGCGAGGTTGACGGTGGCGTCTATCACCCCGAAGGGCTGGACGTCGGGCAGCTGGTGACGCACCGAGCGGCGACCGGGTCGATGAAAGGGTTCCCGGGGGCGAAGGACCTGCAAAGCCCCGCCGAAGTCCTGGAGGTCGACTGCGACATCCTGGTCCCGGCGGCGCTCGAGAACCAGATCACGCTGAACAATGTCGAGCGGATCAAGGCGCGCATGGTGGCCGAAGCCGCCAATGGTCCGACCACCCCCTCGGCCAGCGAGAAGCTGAACCACAAGGGAGTGCTCCTGATCCCGGACATCTATCTCAACGCGGGCGGCGTGACCGTCTCGTACTTCGAATGGACCAAGAACCTGTCGCACATCCGCTACGGCCGCATGGAGAAGCGTCTGGACGAGATCTATCGGGAGAAGATGGTCAGCGTCCTGGAGCAAGCCACGCACCTGCCGCTGCAGGAGGCACGCCGGCGCGATCTGATCCAGGGGGCCGACGAGGTCGACCTGGTGAACTCGGGCCTGGAAGGAACGATGCAGAACGCCTACCGGGAGATCCGCGAGCAGCTGCTGGCGGATCCTGCGCTGGGGGACCTCCGCACCGCCGCCTATGCGGTGGCGATCCGCAAGGTGGCGAGGAGCTACATGGAGCTGGGGGTGTTCCCGTGA
- a CDS encoding D-glycerate dehydrogenase produces the protein MAKPLVLVTRRIPEPALAYLARRCRVRLHAPDRPMTRAELRSQIRDVDGLLCTPVDRIDRWILRAAPRLRGIANCAVGVDNLDLEEARRLGLPVSNTPGVLSAATADLTWALILAVLRRVVEGDRLIRAGGFPGWSPTFHLGHSLQGKTLGILGMGRIGREVARRATAFSMQTIYWSRTRLPGRVGASGPRYRPLRRLLAASDVLTIHLPGGPSTRGLLGARELALLKPGAVLINTARGEIVVESALVAALRSGKLFGAGLDVYPHEPRVPRPLLAMPNVVLLPHIGSATVETRQAMAMMAAVNLVDMLDGRKPPNPVRLSPRR, from the coding sequence ATGGCGAAACCGCTCGTCCTGGTGACCCGGAGGATTCCCGAGCCGGCGCTGGCCTACCTGGCCCGCCGCTGCCGGGTGCGGCTGCACGCACCGGACCGCCCCATGACGCGCGCCGAGCTCCGGAGTCAGATCCGCGACGTGGACGGGCTTCTCTGCACCCCGGTGGATCGGATCGACCGCTGGATCCTGCGCGCGGCTCCCAGGCTGCGCGGCATCGCGAACTGCGCCGTGGGAGTCGACAACCTCGACCTCGAGGAAGCGCGGCGACTGGGCCTCCCCGTTTCGAACACTCCCGGAGTCCTCTCCGCCGCCACCGCCGATCTCACCTGGGCGCTCATCCTCGCGGTCCTGCGCCGCGTCGTCGAAGGGGATCGTCTGATTCGCGCCGGAGGCTTTCCCGGATGGAGTCCCACGTTCCATCTGGGCCACTCGCTGCAGGGGAAGACCCTTGGGATCCTCGGAATGGGACGCATCGGGCGGGAGGTAGCGCGCCGCGCCACCGCCTTTTCGATGCAGACGATCTACTGGTCGCGGACGCGCCTGCCGGGCCGCGTCGGCGCGAGCGGCCCGCGCTATCGTCCGCTGCGGCGGCTTCTCGCCGCCTCCGATGTCCTCACCATCCATCTTCCGGGCGGCCCCTCCACGCGCGGGCTCCTGGGAGCGCGCGAGCTCGCCCTCCTCAAGCCCGGCGCGGTGCTCATCAACACGGCGCGCGGCGAGATCGTCGTCGAGTCGGCGCTGGTCGCTGCACTGAGGTCCGGGAAGCTTTTCGGGGCGGGGCTCGACGTCTACCCGCACGAGCCCAGGGTTCCACGTCCCTTGCTGGCCATGCCCAACGTCGTGCTGCTGCCGCACATCGGCAGCGCGACGGTGGAAACCCGGCAGGCCATGGCGATGATGGCCGCCGTCAACCTGGTGGACATGCTCGACGGTCGCAAGCCTCCCAACCCGGTGAGGCTCTCCCCTCGTCGTTGA
- a CDS encoding zinc-dependent dehydrogenase, which translates to MKAAVYYSNRDLRLEERPAPRPGDGELLLKVEASGVCGSDVMEWYRLPKAPLVLGHEVAGTVAEVGAGVASFRTGDRVVATHHVPCDVCRYCLTGRHSVCDTLRTTHFDPGGFAELIRLPPANVARGTLRLPESVSSDEGSFVEPLACAVRAQRISGLAPGDSVAVLGSGISGILHIQLARALGAGRIFATDPVPYRLEQARRFGADEVIPATEDVPARIRRANGGRGAEQVLVCTAAPQAVRQAFASVDRGGAILFFAPVPPGADLPVPLHDLWSDGIRIVHSYAGPPADMLTALELITHRRVDVASMVTHRLPLARAQEAFDLVAGAGESLKVILDPRL; encoded by the coding sequence ATGAAGGCGGCCGTCTACTATTCCAACCGCGACCTGCGCCTCGAAGAGCGCCCTGCCCCGCGCCCCGGAGATGGCGAGCTGCTCTTGAAAGTGGAAGCCAGCGGGGTCTGCGGCTCCGACGTGATGGAGTGGTACCGCCTGCCGAAGGCGCCGCTGGTGCTGGGCCACGAAGTCGCGGGAACCGTCGCGGAGGTCGGGGCGGGTGTTGCGTCCTTTCGGACCGGAGACCGGGTCGTCGCCACGCACCATGTTCCCTGCGATGTGTGCCGCTACTGCCTCACCGGCCGGCACAGCGTGTGCGACACGCTGCGCACGACGCACTTCGATCCCGGGGGCTTCGCCGAGCTCATCCGACTGCCGCCCGCCAACGTGGCGCGCGGGACCCTCCGCCTCCCCGAGAGCGTGTCCAGCGACGAAGGAAGCTTCGTCGAGCCGCTCGCATGCGCCGTGCGGGCCCAGAGGATTTCCGGGCTCGCCCCCGGGGACAGCGTGGCGGTGCTCGGCAGCGGCATCTCCGGCATCCTGCACATCCAGCTGGCCCGGGCTCTCGGCGCCGGGCGGATCTTCGCGACCGATCCGGTCCCTTATCGTCTCGAGCAGGCGCGCCGCTTCGGCGCCGACGAGGTGATTCCCGCGACCGAGGACGTCCCGGCGCGCATCCGCCGCGCCAACGGCGGGCGCGGGGCGGAGCAGGTCCTGGTCTGCACCGCGGCGCCGCAGGCCGTCCGGCAGGCATTCGCCAGCGTCGATCGGGGTGGTGCCATTCTCTTCTTCGCCCCGGTCCCTCCCGGCGCCGACCTGCCGGTGCCGCTGCACGATCTCTGGAGCGACGGGATCCGTATCGTCCATTCCTATGCCGGCCCGCCCGCCGACATGCTCACCGCGCTCGAGCTCATCACCCACCGGCGGGTCGACGTCGCCTCCATGGTGACCCACCGGCTGCCGTTGGCACGCGCCCAGGAAGCCTTCGATCTGGTGGCGGGGGCCGGCGAATCCCTCAAGGTGATCCTCGATCCTCGCCTGTGA
- the lsrF gene encoding 3-hydroxy-5-phosphonooxypentane-2,4-dione thiolase encodes MDWGIQNRLGRILKPDSGRTVMLAVDHGYFLGPTSGLEEPRKTLEPLLPHADSLMLTRGVLRRCVPAETAVPIVLRVSGGTSVLTELSAEGLTVAMEDALRLNASAVTLSIFVGAEGERRTLLNLARLVDQGERYGIPVLAVTAVGKEMTRDARYLGLACRIAAEIGAHFVKTYYCEGFEEVVRGTPVPVVIAGGKKVPEQDALHLAFNAVRAGARGVDMGRNIFQSDSPVGMIRAVRAVVQENASVEQAYALYEKSRGSRRG; translated from the coding sequence ATGGACTGGGGAATCCAGAATCGACTCGGCCGAATCCTGAAGCCGGATTCGGGACGCACCGTGATGCTCGCCGTGGATCATGGCTACTTCCTCGGCCCCACCTCGGGGCTGGAAGAGCCTCGCAAGACCCTGGAGCCGCTGCTGCCGCATGCCGACTCCCTCATGCTGACCCGCGGCGTGCTGCGCCGCTGCGTTCCGGCGGAGACGGCGGTGCCGATCGTCCTGCGGGTCTCCGGGGGGACCAGCGTCCTGACAGAGCTCTCCGCCGAGGGGCTGACGGTGGCGATGGAAGATGCCTTGCGGCTCAACGCCAGCGCCGTGACGCTGTCGATCTTCGTCGGGGCGGAAGGGGAGCGGCGCACCCTGCTGAACCTGGCCCGCCTGGTGGATCAGGGAGAGCGCTACGGCATCCCGGTCCTCGCCGTGACGGCGGTGGGCAAGGAGATGACGCGTGACGCGCGCTACCTCGGCCTGGCCTGCCGTATCGCCGCCGAGATCGGGGCCCATTTCGTGAAGACTTACTACTGCGAGGGATTCGAGGAGGTGGTCCGCGGCACCCCGGTGCCCGTGGTGATCGCCGGCGGCAAGAAGGTGCCCGAGCAAGACGCCCTCCATCTGGCCTTCAATGCCGTGCGGGCCGGGGCGCGCGGGGTGGACATGGGGCGCAACATCTTCCAGTCCGATTCCCCCGTCGGGATGATTCGCGCCGTGCGCGCCGTGGTACAGGAGAACGCCTCGGTGGAGCAGGCCTACGCGCTCTACGAGAAATCGCGCGGAAGCCGGCGCGGATGA
- a CDS encoding zinc-dependent alcohol dehydrogenase family protein, whose translation MQAWILSQPGHPPRLEDRPEPHPGPGQVVLEVAACAVCRTDLHLIDAELPDPVLPIVPGHEIVGRVAAAGEGAARFSLGERVGVGWLGWTCGVCFYCRSGNENLCESARFTGYHLPGGYAERVLADERYCFRLPERYSDAHAAPLLCAGLIGYRALRLCGDSGRIGLYGFGASAHLLAQVARHQGRRVFAFTRPGDVQRQRFARSLGAEWAGGSDQAPPEPLDAAILFAPAGELVPVALKAVRPAGTVVCAGIHMSDVPSFPYELLWKERVLRSVANLTRADGEAFLEIAADCDLETTVTLYPLSAAARALDDFRRGAIQGAAVLSLPPGPAADRLE comes from the coding sequence ATGCAAGCCTGGATCCTCTCGCAACCCGGCCATCCGCCGCGGCTGGAGGATCGTCCCGAGCCGCACCCCGGCCCCGGTCAGGTCGTCCTGGAAGTAGCCGCCTGCGCCGTCTGCCGCACCGACTTGCACCTCATCGATGCCGAGCTTCCCGATCCGGTGCTGCCGATCGTCCCCGGGCACGAGATTGTCGGGCGCGTCGCGGCGGCGGGGGAGGGGGCCGCCCGCTTTTCCCTCGGCGAGCGGGTCGGCGTCGGCTGGCTGGGGTGGACCTGCGGCGTCTGTTTCTATTGCCGATCCGGAAACGAGAACCTGTGCGAGAGTGCCCGCTTCACCGGCTATCACCTGCCCGGCGGCTATGCCGAGCGCGTCCTCGCCGATGAGCGCTACTGCTTTCGCCTTCCCGAGCGCTACTCCGATGCTCATGCCGCGCCGCTGCTGTGCGCGGGGCTGATCGGCTACCGCGCCCTGCGCCTGTGCGGCGATTCCGGGCGCATCGGGCTGTACGGCTTCGGCGCCTCGGCGCATCTGCTGGCTCAGGTTGCGCGCCATCAGGGCCGCCGCGTCTTCGCTTTCACCCGCCCGGGCGACGTGCAGCGCCAGCGCTTCGCCCGGTCGCTGGGAGCCGAATGGGCCGGAGGCTCGGATCAGGCTCCCCCCGAGCCGCTGGACGCCGCCATCCTCTTCGCCCCCGCGGGAGAGCTGGTCCCGGTGGCCCTGAAAGCGGTGCGCCCCGCGGGCACCGTGGTCTGCGCCGGAATCCATATGAGCGACGTCCCCTCGTTCCCCTACGAGCTGCTGTGGAAAGAACGGGTGCTCCGATCGGTGGCCAACCTGACGCGCGCCGACGGCGAGGCTTTCCTGGAGATCGCCGCCGATTGCGATCTCGAGACGACGGTGACCCTCTATCCGCTGTCGGCCGCCGCCCGGGCGCTGGACGATTTTCGCCGCGGCGCGATCCAGGGGGCCGCCGTTCTGTCGCTCCCTCCGGGGCCCGCGGCAGATCGGCTAGAATGA
- a CDS encoding LysE family translocator, translating to MNWQTWGLFMVTETALCLTPGPAVLFVVSQALAYGAARSLWANLGILTANALYFFLSALGLGAVLLASQKVFLIIKWGGALYLVFLGLKTFLGREDPLAAPEAARGGVVGTKLLARGVVLQAANPKSLIFFTALLPQFLDPKGSIGWQVLILGVSSVVVEFLVLAGYGIFAGKAAGLARQPRYALLTRRLAGACLVVAGAGVALTGKD from the coding sequence TTGAACTGGCAGACGTGGGGCCTGTTCATGGTGACCGAGACGGCGCTGTGTCTCACGCCGGGTCCCGCGGTGCTGTTCGTGGTGTCGCAGGCGCTCGCTTACGGCGCGGCGCGCTCACTGTGGGCGAACCTGGGAATCCTGACGGCCAATGCGCTCTACTTTTTCCTCTCGGCGCTGGGCCTGGGAGCGGTCCTGCTCGCTTCGCAGAAAGTTTTCCTGATCATCAAGTGGGGCGGGGCCCTCTATCTCGTCTTCCTTGGACTGAAGACTTTTTTGGGCCGGGAGGATCCGCTGGCGGCTCCCGAGGCGGCGCGCGGGGGCGTTGTGGGCACGAAGCTGCTGGCGCGCGGCGTCGTCCTGCAGGCGGCGAACCCGAAATCGCTCATCTTCTTCACGGCGCTGCTGCCGCAATTCCTCGATCCGAAAGGCTCGATTGGCTGGCAGGTCCTCATCCTCGGAGTCAGCTCGGTGGTGGTGGAGTTTCTCGTCCTGGCGGGCTACGGGATTTTCGCCGGGAAGGCCGCCGGGTTGGCGCGCCAGCCGCGCTACGCATTGCTGACCCGCCGTCTGGCCGGGGCTTGCCTGGTCGTGGCGGGTGCCGGCGTCGCCCTCACCGGAAAGGACTGA
- a CDS encoding tetratricopeptide repeat protein yields the protein MNRENASFLLGGIFFGFLVGFSIAHFVYQQPSAERTAAPMQAPVNPSDPMGRGATPPQPQEPPAAAGGAPSMETMQKVQQELAALRQAVQDNPKDARSLGRLGDIYYDAGMFDKAKEYYSRSLEVDPSNPNISTDLGICFQRLGQPDEAIRQFRSSLAVSPQHWQSWLNLGIVSLFDKQDVKTAEEAFAKVKELNPSFEGLPQMLEALDKVKAGGKP from the coding sequence ATGAATCGAGAGAACGCCAGCTTTCTGCTTGGTGGGATTTTCTTCGGTTTTCTGGTCGGGTTCAGCATCGCCCATTTCGTCTATCAGCAGCCGTCTGCAGAGCGCACCGCCGCCCCGATGCAGGCTCCTGTCAATCCCTCCGATCCGATGGGACGGGGAGCGACGCCGCCCCAGCCGCAGGAGCCGCCAGCGGCGGCGGGCGGGGCGCCGAGCATGGAGACGATGCAGAAGGTGCAGCAGGAGCTGGCGGCGCTGCGCCAGGCGGTGCAGGACAATCCGAAAGATGCGCGCTCCTTGGGCCGGCTCGGGGATATCTATTACGATGCCGGCATGTTCGACAAGGCGAAGGAGTACTACAGCCGTTCCCTCGAGGTCGACCCCTCCAATCCGAACATCAGCACCGATCTCGGGATCTGCTTCCAGCGCCTGGGCCAGCCCGACGAGGCGATCCGCCAGTTCCGGAGCTCTCTCGCCGTCAGCCCGCAGCACTGGCAGTCCTGGCTCAACCTCGGGATCGTCTCACTGTTCGACAAGCAGGACGTGAAAACGGCCGAAGAGGCCTTCGCGAAGGTGAAGGAGCTCAACCCATCTTTCGAAGGCTTGCCGCAGATGCTGGAGGCGCTCGACAAGGTCAAGGCCGGCGGCAAGCCTTGA
- a CDS encoding ABC transporter permease — protein MPPTRSGRIGLVIVVTFALLALLAPNLSRLLGQDPYRPVVPQGRIPPTSPDAEHPLGTDSLGRDLLSRILYGARVSLGVGVLAESVALLLGTLIGGLAGFYGGKIDEALMRLADVFFSLPAPLLALAVIAALPDPSALPLLGMLPEPSVVLVFLVLGLVGWAGIARLVRAQILVLRETQFSAAARASGVGDGRLLFVHLLPNALSPLIATATLGVAGNILAEAWLSFLGVGAHPPLPSWGVMITEGQNYLTTHPWVCVYPGLALLLVVLGLNLLGDALREQIDPRLRSGRA, from the coding sequence ATGCCACCCACCCGCTCGGGACGAATCGGCCTGGTCATCGTCGTCACCTTCGCCCTGCTCGCCCTGCTCGCTCCGAATCTGAGCCGCCTTCTCGGCCAGGATCCCTATCGTCCCGTGGTGCCGCAAGGCAGGATTCCGCCCACCTCCCCCGATGCCGAGCATCCGCTCGGCACCGACTCTCTGGGACGCGATCTTCTCTCCCGCATCCTCTACGGCGCGCGCGTCTCGCTGGGAGTGGGGGTGCTGGCCGAAAGCGTGGCGCTGCTGCTGGGCACGCTGATCGGCGGGCTCGCCGGGTTCTACGGCGGGAAGATCGATGAAGCGCTCATGCGCCTCGCGGACGTCTTCTTCTCGCTGCCGGCGCCGCTGCTGGCGCTGGCGGTCATCGCCGCCCTGCCGGATCCCTCGGCCCTTCCCTTGCTCGGGATGCTGCCCGAGCCGAGCGTGGTGCTGGTCTTCCTGGTTCTCGGACTGGTCGGATGGGCCGGCATCGCCCGATTGGTGCGCGCGCAGATTCTGGTCCTGCGCGAGACGCAGTTCAGCGCCGCCGCGCGCGCGTCCGGCGTCGGCGACGGCCGGCTGCTTTTCGTCCACCTGCTTCCCAACGCCCTTTCGCCGCTGATCGCCACGGCGACGCTCGGGGTGGCGGGGAACATCCTGGCGGAGGCCTGGCTCTCGTTCCTGGGGGTCGGGGCCCACCCGCCCCTTCCCTCCTGGGGCGTCATGATCACGGAGGGACAGAACTACCTGACGACGCACCCCTGGGTCTGTGTCTATCCCGGATTGGCCTTGCTTCTGGTCGTCCTGGGCCTCAACTTGCTCGGCGACGCCCTCCGGGAGCAGATCGATCCCCGTCTGCGATCCGGAAGGGCCTGA